The genomic window tgtctgtctgtctgtttatatCTGTGTGTCCATACCTagcagtctgtctgtctgtctctttgtttacatatatctgtctgtctgtttatatctgcctgtgtgtctgtctgactGTTTTTCTATTcatcagtctgtctgtctgtatctaTCTGTGTGTCCATATCTAacagtctgtctctctgtctctttgtttatatatatctgtctgtcttttcatatctgtctgtttatatctgcctgcctgtctctctgtttatatatatatatatatatatgtgtgtgtgtgtctacctgtctctctctgtctatttctatctgtctgtctgtccttcTGTTCATATCGATCTGTTCATGTCTGTCTATAAATATCggtctgtctgtttttctgttcgtatatctgtctgtctctctatatCTGTTAAACCTGTCTCTCTCTTAGTctatttctgtctgtctgtccttcTGTTAATAAAcatctgactgtctgtctgtctctctatatCTGTTTCGTAAACCTGTCTCTCTTGGTCtatttttgtctgtctgtctatatctgTCTGTATCTTTGTACAtaaatatctgtctgtctgtctatatcgGTCTTTCTGTtcatatatctgtctgtctgtttgtgtgtagtgtttatatccatctgtctgtctttctgtcagtGGTGTATCGTGTTGTGATAGTgtattaaagtgtgtgtgtgtgtgttgtgtacagAAGCATCTCTTGTGATGTAAATGAGTTTTCTGGATAATTAGCAGCACTAATCGCTCTCATTATCTGTTAAATGAGCCTTCAGACacggagtgtgtgtgtgtgtgcgtgtgcgtgtgtgtgtgttgacctacatctgctgtgtaaatcTGTGTAATTTAATCTTTCCCATCACTCAAACGTTCTGTGTGATTCCGTTTTTCTAGAGAACGAGAGAAATTGAGCGTGTCCACAAAAGTAAAGCGTGTTTCAATGAACCTGacgtgtttgtttctgtgtgtcaTGTTCAGGTGACATCCCTCGGCGTGACCACGTTCTCTCTGTGCGCTCTCAGCATCGACCGTTTCCACGCGGTGACCAGCGTTCAGCCCCGGCCGCGTCAGGTCGAGGCCTGTCAATCAATCCTGGCCAAACTCTCTGTGATCTGGGTGGGTTCTCTGGTGCTGGCGTCTCCAGAGCTGCTGATGTGGCAGCTGGTCCGGGACGTTTCTCCTCGCACGGGTCTTCCGCTGGACTCCTGCAGTCAGGAGCCGTCTGTGAATCTGCCCGAGTCTCTGTACTCGCTCGTGCTGACGTACCATCAGGCCCGGATGTGGTGGACGTTCGGCTGTTTCTTCTGTCTGCCTCTTCTCTTCACCGCCGCCTGTCAGCTGCTCACACGTCACGTGACGGAGGAAAACGCCAAGCACGCCCGGCcgtcctcctcttcctccaccTCATCGCCGAAGAAACGGCAGCGGGCGCGTCGCGAGCGTCAGCTGACACGTACAGTAGTGGCGCTGGCGGTCATATACGCCACGTGTAGTTTACCAGAAAACGCCTGGAACATCATCCTGGCCTACGCGGGCGTGGAGGTGGGCGTGGCCACGCGAGCGCTTCtggctctgattggtcagttccTGTTGTTTGTGCGAGCGGGGGCCACGCCCATTATTCTGCTCTGCATCTGTCGGTCTCTCGGGCAGGCGTTCATGGACTGTTGCTGCTGTTGTTGCGATGAGTGCGCGCCGGACccgtcttcatcatcatcatcatcgtctgCATCCACCAACGCAACAGCCGTCTCGTCATCACCTTCATCTCCTGCGTCTGTTCAAGAGGAGAAACTGAAGATCGTCTCAGGGGCGTCGCCCGCCGTGTTCTTTGATCAAGTTAAAGACGGTCCTGCCGAGCTGATCATCGGAACACCGTGTTAGAGTTTCTTCGGTTCATATCCGTGTCTAAACTGTGAAGGATTTATATTCCAGtgaaggaataattcacccaaaaccTTCTGTTAAAATAGGAACTTcgcaaacaataaataaataatgaaattgtCAAACACAATGTTTGTTTACAATCTCAGATCAGTCGAAACTTGTTCTAAGTTACAGTATCAAcacataaattgtttacttcTAGCTGTTTATGCATCTTCAGTTTTTTAACTATGATACGAATACACTGGGATATGTATTTTTGATGTGTTGTTGTCATCCAATAAAACTACGCACAGCAAATCTTTATGATCTGCAGCTTTCAAATCTCATTTACACTTTAAATTCGGTcgaataaaaaaactgaagttgcgtttatttttgttttctggtTCAAtctccatttaaaaaaacaactgtttttcattttgctgttttgtattttatatataagtACACATCAACAGTAGTCTGGTGTAAACTTTACTTTACTTGTCttgtattaataattaatattttgtttatgatGAGAAACCTCGTATTGCTGGATGGACAGTCAGGCAAACttgaaaacatttcaatgcattttatttgatttttaaacTGTCTGTTGTTTTGAAAGCAAACGTATAAAATGGAGAAAATCGGTTGTAAACGCAAGATGACAATTTATGTTCTTTTGAAGagataattgtgtttttgtgaatcAGACAGACTGTTTATCAAAGAGCGTCTGATGTCAATCTGCTGGAATTCCCTTTATAAACTCTCAGACAAACGACTTATGTCAACTATGAGGAAAATAATCGTAAAACCTTCTTTTGTGACTTTAACGCGTGATTTAGAGGATGACCGTAATACCTAATAGTGATATTGTAGCTGTGCAGATCTTTAGCGTCAGGGTTTTTCTATCTTTTCTACAATAAAAGAGTTTGAAATCGTAGTGATGTTCATGAATTTGTCTTTTGCACACAAGAGTGAATGTAGTGCTGAGTGTTTCTCAAGGATTTTCCTCCTACATCAGATTCTCAGGAGGGGTCCCGCGGGGGTCCATAAGGCCATCATTGTTCCCGCTCCCCGGCCCCCGCGCGGTTGCTAAGCGCCCGTCACGCGCGGCTCTCAGCATTCAGACTCCAAACAAGGCATCAGACGCTACATTCTGTCTCTGTCAGGCCGCCGGTTGCCGTGGAGACGGGGGGTGTCTGTTGGCGGGACTCGCGCTCTGATGTGGAGCGGCGGGGCAGTTCGGCTGGCCCGGGGTTAGAACGGGGTAACAAGTCATTTGGAGCGGATTAA from Triplophysa rosa linkage group LG25, Trosa_1v2, whole genome shotgun sequence includes these protein-coding regions:
- the gpr37l1a gene encoding G-protein coupled receptor 37-like 1, with translation MRRLKLPLLNITARAADCHITSQTCSHHMMMFSLLFCLVFVGSAHADKRAVEMNKSLVATSSPALDHPSSTSSHHHHHQHREEDDGREDLATRAHHPPRVPRGSKSKLKDRHPVLHGHQHPRPHPDPDGFFTTPRTFNGSLRVHNPLYPLTEESYSAYALMLLALVVFSVGIVGNLALMCIVWHDYYLKNTWNCVLASVAFWDFMVLFFCLPVVIFNELTKRRLAGDLSCRIVPYVEVTSLGVTTFSLCALSIDRFHAVTSVQPRPRQVEACQSILAKLSVIWVGSLVLASPELLMWQLVRDVSPRTGLPLDSCSQEPSVNLPESLYSLVLTYHQARMWWTFGCFFCLPLLFTAACQLLTRHVTEENAKHARPSSSSSTSSPKKRQRARRERQLTRTVVALAVIYATCSLPENAWNIILAYAGVEVGVATRALLALIGQFLLFVRAGATPIILLCICRSLGQAFMDCCCCCCDECAPDPSSSSSSSSASTNATAVSSSPSSPASVQEEKLKIVSGASPAVFFDQVKDGPAELIIGTPC